TATCAACCATTTCGCCATGAAGCCGAATCTCAGGCCGGGTATCGTTGACGCTCTTAACCGGATGGAGTGTGTGATCTGTGTCAGCGGCGCTCTCGAACGGACAGTAAAGGAGCTCGGTGTGAGTGTTAAAACGACCGTTATTCCCAATGGCGTCGACACAGGTCTTTTCAAACCCGGGGAAAAGGAGCATGCATGCAGTGAGCTTAATCTCGATGTGAATCGTCCCCGTATTCTGTTTGCGGGGAACTTTGTTCCCGTCAAAGGTGTTGAATATCTTATAAAGGCCATGCCCCACGTTCTGAGTCTTTATCCGGACTGTGAGCTGGTGCTTCTCGGCGCAGGTCCGGGAACCGGGGACAGGACGCGATACGAGCACCTTATCCTGGAAGCCGGTGTATATCATGCGGTTCGAATAGAAGAAAGGGTGTCCAAGAAGATTCTTCCGGCGTGGATACGCAGTTCCGATGTTGTTGCGGTGCCGAGCATCAGAGAAGGTTTCGGTCTCATCGCGGCAGAGGCGCTTGCGTGCGGGCGTCCCGTGGTGGCAACCCGTTCCGGCGGGCCGGAAGACATTGTCGGAGAGGGTGAGGGTATTCTCGTTCCACCCCGTAATCCCGAAGCGCTCGGAGA
This bacterium DNA region includes the following protein-coding sequences:
- a CDS encoding glycosyltransferase, translating into MKIGVISHLFPGKRMPMSGIYVQEEIDSLARLVDIRLLAPLPNQQWFGENHRDMALSGYPVVRPFVLAFPRWFLQGLYPASMALSLKNTGRHFFSGCGCIHVHTAFPDGVAAVKAFGGLFPLVATVHGSDINHFAMKPNLRPGIVDALNRMECVICVSGALERTVKELGVSVKTTVIPNGVDTGLFKPGEKEHACSELNLDVNRPRILFAGNFVPVKGVEYLIKAMPHVLSLYPDCELVLLGAGPGTGDRTRYEHLILEAGVYHAVRIEERVSKKILPAWIRSSDVVAVPSIREGFGLIAAEALACGRPVVATRSGGPEDIVGEGEGILVPPRNPEALGEALARVFDVSSGFHSPEEMAESVRKRFSYETIARNIVSVYESACDMPVTG